In Lotus japonicus ecotype B-129 chromosome 5, LjGifu_v1.2, one genomic interval encodes:
- the LOC130721371 gene encoding NAC domain-containing protein 30 yields the protein MDMESCVPPGFRFHPTEEELVGYYLKRKINSLKIDLDVIVEVDLYKIEPWDIQDRCKLGYEQQNEWYFFSHKDKKYPTGTRTNRATAAGFWKATGRDKAVMSKNRIIGMRKTLVFYKGRAPNGRKTDWIMHEYRHQTSEHGPPQAKGWVVCRAFRKPSPSHRQGFESWCTNQPQFFRDHHHQSYTRPLSITDILNETNNVLHPAEGTSYSSHPFSSEQPFLPNQTVMDKQQLIELPQLDSPTASLALNEQRLNGLTTNEDHCSDERSNNSGQVGIDWKSLDSLFTSQFTDTTNYFSHPHNLPMMVPHGHELQPQNQPNHVLGCFPDL from the exons ATGGATATGGAATCATGTGTGCCTCCAGGATTCAGATTTCATCCAACAGAAGAGGAGCTTGTGGGGTATTACCTCAAGAGGAAGATAAACTCACTGAAAATCGATCTAGATGTTATTGTTGAGGTCGATCTCTACAAAATAGAACCATGGGACATACAAG ATAGGTGCAAGCTAGGATACGAGCAACAGAACGAGTGGTACTTTTTCAGCCACAAGGATAAGAAATATCCAACAGGGACAAGAACTAACAGGGCCACTGCTGCTGGATTCTGGAAAGCAACTGGAAGGGACAAGGCTGTGATGTCCAAAAACAGAATAATAGGGATGAGGAAGACCCTGGTGTTCTACAAAGGAAGAGCCCCAAATGGGAGGAAAACTGACTGGATCATGCATGAGTATAGGCATCAAACCTCTGAACATGGCCCTCCACAGGCAA AAGGCTGGGTTGTGTGCAGAGCATTTCGAAAGCCAAGTCCAAGTCACAGGCAAGGTTTTGAGTCATGGTGCACCAACCAACCACAGTTTTTCAGAGaccatcatcatcaaagctATACAAGGCCCTTATCAATTACAGATATTTTAAACGAAACTAATAATGTTCTTCATCCTGCTGAAGGCACGAGTTATAGTAGCCACCCTTTCAGCTCAGAGCAACCGTTTCTACCTAACCAAACTGTCATGGACAAACAACAACTCATTGAGCTTCCACAACTAGATAGCCCCACTGCAAGTTTAGCACTCAATGAACAACGTCTTAATGGCCTAACAACAAATGAAGATCATTGCAGTGATGAAAGGAGCAATAACAGTGGACAAGTTGGCATTGATTGGAAAAGCTTGGACAGCTTGTTCACTTCACAATTTACAGATACCActaattacttttcacatcCACATAACTTGCCCATGATGGTTCCCCATGGCCATGAGCTACAACCTCAAAATCAACCTAATCATGTCCTAGGATGCTTTCCTGATTTATAA